Genomic segment of uncultured Tolumonas sp.:
CGATTTACTCGACACCGCGTGTGCCCGTGTCAAAAACAGCCAGCATGCCATGCCGATGGGCTTGCAAAGCTTGGCCACGCAACTAGCCGAGCAGCAACGTCAATTAACGGCATTGCAACGCGATCAACAGCAAGGTCTTACGGTCGATAACCAACAAATCAATGCGCTGCAAACGCAAATTCCAATGTTGGAACAGAAAGAAGCGAGCTTAACTGCACACTGGCAACAGCAAACCGAGTTGGTAGCACAACTGATTGCCAGTCGAGATCCTCAAGCTGATGAGTTGCCCGTAGCGTCTGATGTGAATACAGCAGGAAGCAACGCGCTATCGCCAGAGGCATTATTAACAGCTTTATTAACACACCAGCAATCTCACGGCGTATTGATTCATCATGAGGTGACTCCGCATGTTATCGCCGACGTGATCGCCAGTTGGACCGGTATTCCGCTGACCAATTTGATTGAAACGCCATCAACGCAAGTCACGGAATTTGCTGCGCGTCTGCAGGGTCGGATCCGAGGTCAGGATCAGGCCATTGCCTTGATTGAACGTGCCGTGAAAGCCACTGCCGCGGGGTTGGGCAACCCGCAAGCGCCGACAGGCGTTTTCCTGCTGGCGGGGCCGAGCGGCGTGGGTAAGACGGAAACCGCGTTGGCCGTAGCCGAGTTGCTATACGGCGGTGAACGCTTTCTGACCACCATCAATATGTCGGAATTTCAGGAAAAACATGCGCTTTCCCGCTTAATTGGCGCGCCGCCGGGCTATGTCGGTTATGGCGAGGGCGGGGTGTTGACGGAGGCGGTGCGACAACGCCCGTACTCGGTCATTTTGCTGGATGAAGTGGAAAAAGCCGACCCCGATATCATGAATCTGTTTTATCAGGTGTTTGATAAAGGCGTTGCCAATGATGGCGAAGGTCGGGCGATTAATTTTCGCAACACACTGATTTTTATGACCACAAACCTGGCAGCGGCACAGATAAATCAACTGGCCGCGGCGGAACCTGCTTGCTCAACTGATGCAATCACCGAAGCGATCCGCCCTCTGCTGGCGAAGCATTTCAAACCGGCCTTGCTGGCACGCATGAATATCATTCCCTATCTGCCGATCGATGGCGCGACTATGCGAGAACTGGTTGCGGTTCGTCTGCAACAACTCACGCAACGTATTGCACCGCGCGGTATTGCGCTGACGTTTGACGCCATGGTGATCAGCGCCATTGCGGAGAACTGCACTCGCGTTGATAGCGGCGCCCGCAATATCGATTTTCTGGTGAATAACTATCTGCTGCCTGCGATCGCTGACCGTATTTTGCAGGCGCTGGCACACCAAGAAACATTGCAATCTATTCATGTGACGCAAGATGCACAGGGCAATTTCGAACTGAATATCGGATAAAAACCATGACTAATAATAATGCTGTTGCCCGGCAAGAGCCGGATAACCCATATGCTTTGATAGGCAGCAGCCCATTGATGAAGCAAGTTTATCGCTTGATTTCCAAAGTGTTACACAGTGAGGCGAATATTCTGCTGACCGGCGAAACAGGCACTGGCAAAGAGTTAGTGGCACGTGCGATCCATGAATATGGTCATCGACGCACGCAGCCGTTTGTGGTGCAAAACTGCGCCAGTCTGCCGGATGGTTTGCTGGAAAGTGAACTGTTTGGCTACAAAAGAGGGGCTTTCACGGGGGCGGATCGTCATCACTTAGGTATGTTTGATGCCGCGAATAACGGCATCCTGTTTTTAGATGAAATCGGCGATTTACCGCTGCTGTTACAGGCGAAATTATTACGTGTCTTGCAAGAGCAAGAGGTGCGTCCGCTGGGTGATACGCAATATCACAAAATTAATGTCAGAGTGATTGCTGCCACGCATCGTAATCTGGAAGAGATGGTGGCGTCGGGGGAATTTCGCAGCGATCTCTATTATCGCTTGGCGCATTTCCCGATCGAGTTACCGCCCTTGCAGGCCAGAGAGGGCGATATTCTCAAGCTGGCGAATGCGTTCCTTCAGGAGATTGCGCTTCGCGATCGGCGGCCCGCAATGCAGCTCTCTATTGCGGTTGAGCAGGCATTACAGCGTTACGATTTCCCCGGCAACGTGCGCGAACTGAAAAGCATGATCGAACGTGCCATTTTGCTGGCCGATGATACCGATCGGCTGGAATTGCATCATTTCCCCAATTTACCTGCACTCCCTGTCTCTAGCGACCTATCGCCTGATCGTGGCGTGCTCAAAAAGCTGGTCGAGCGTTATGAACGGCAAGTGCTGATTGAGAGTTTAAAAACGCATCGTGGTAATCAGCAAAATACCGCGATGGCGTTAGGCGTTGCCCGGCGAACGCTGCTGTACAAACTCAGTAAGCACAACATTAATTCCCGCGATTGGAGAACATGATGCGTCTGGTTATTGTTTTTTGTCTGGCAAGTTTGCTGCTCACTGCCTGCAGCAAAAAAGAGGGCTACCGGTATATCGGTGACACCGCACCGAACCAACAAACCAACGCCCCAAATTCACCTGATGAGCAGGAGTGAATATGCCGCTTATTTTCGATTTAATGAGTAAAGAGCAGCTGTCGCCATCGCTAAAAAGTTCCGTCACCTTTCGGGATGCCGGCGGCACGATTGGTCGCGCAGCAACGGCGACCTGGACCCTAACCGATCGCAGCCGCCATATCTCAGGTGTGCATGCCGAAGTGAGTTATGACAATGGTGTTTATTATCTGACGGATCGCAGCACCAATGGCACTTTTGATGTGGGTAAAAATGCGCGGTTACAGAAAAATGAAGATTATCCGATCGCGCACGGTGACCGTTTTCGCATGGGCCATTTCACGTTTAAGGCGCGGATCATTCAAGAAGCTGAGCCGTTTACTCATCAGCATTTTGGCGAGTCGGCGAGTATATCGACGTTGATCCCCGACGATGAATTTTTGGATGTGGATCCGATTTCATTGCTGGAATCACCGCCAAGCAACGACGCATTTATAGCCTCTTTCTCGGCTGCAGATGATGAGCTGATGGCCTTTGATGAATCATTGGATGATATTCATGCGCCATTTCCATCACCTACCTTAATTGCTGAGCCGATCGATCAGTCGGCTGATTTACTGACTGAGCTCGCGATTACTGACCCAGTGCCATTGCGTCCTGTGCCGGCAAAAACGGCAAAACAGTCGTTAGCAACGGCTACTGCTGATGTTGAATCAAAAGTGGAATCATCACATCTATTAAGAGTGTTGGGTCAGGCGCTCGATTTTGATTTCAGCAAGTTAACCCCCGCAGAAACAGAGTTGGCTATACAAAATTTAGGAGCGCTTGCCAAACAGAGCGTTCACGGTTTGCAGCAGGTGTTACGCACCCGCGCTGAGATAAAAAACAAACTGCGCTTAGGCAATACCATGCTGCAGGAGAGTGGTAATAACCCACTAAAACTATCGGGTAATTACGCGCAAACGCTGAGTAACCTGCTACTGGCGCAAAGCGGCTATCTCGCGGGGCCGCAGGCTATTCGTCAGGCGCTGAAAGACCTGCAAGCACACCAAGTAGCGAGCTTCGCGGCCAGCCGAACGTTGCTGGATTCCGCCTTTGAGCAATTCTCGCCAACCCAATTGGTTTACCGTTTTGAGACGTCAGGTCAACCCAACAAATGGGGTAATAAACAAGCCTACTACTGGCAGCAATATCAGTTGCACCACCAAAAAATGGCGGCTGATCACGAGTGGCGACACAGCCAGTTTATTCACGATTACGCTCGGGTCTATGAAGAGCAAGCGCAATACATTAATGCTGCTTGGTCAGAGTTTGAGGCATGGTGAACCGCATGAAAAGAAATCTGTTTATCACCCTATTTATTGCTCAATGCAGCCTGTTGTTAGCGGCGTGTAGTAGTACGCCTGATCCCACATTGTTGGATCTGACGCTCACTGCTTCAGCGGATTTGAACCCGGATTTAACCAATCGACCATCGCCGATGGTGATCAAATTAGTGGAGTTGAAATCGCACACAGCATTTGAAAATGCCGATTACTTTGCGTTATCGGCGAATACCAAAAATGTGCTCGGACCCGATTATGTTGCGGAAGAGGTGATGCCGGTACGACCCGGTGAGATCAAAAAATTCAAACTCCGTCTGCATTCCGAATCACGTTTTATTGGCGTATTGGCGGAATATCGCGCACTCGATAACGCGGTTTGGCGCTACGTGATCCAGCCTAAAAAAGAGGACTTTTCTGATATCCGCTTGGCATTGACCCAAGAGGCGATACGACCACTGAGTACGGCGAAATACAGCGATAAAAAAGAGAGTGACGTAACGATTAATGCTACCAAAGCCCAACAGGCAACCAGCACATTGCCTAACACGAATACGGCGACAGTGACGGGGATTAATTCTGCCACACCTGTGCAAAGCAGCACGATCAGCACGAAGCCATCGTTCAACTTAGATATCACTGAATAACATAATAAGTCGGGATAAAAATGGACAAAATCGTCTGGCGCGAAGGGATGCTACTGCGGCCGCAGCATCTGCAACAGCAAGAGCGCTATTATCAGCATAAGTTCAATGTCTTATTACAAACCATCGCACCTTGTAACTGGGGTTTTTTCTCGGTTTCCATCGACCAACAGTGTTTGATGATGGGCAAAATCGTGGTGTCCCATGCATCGGGGGTATTACCCGATGGTGTATTATTTCGCCTTGGCGAAGATGATCACCCCAGCGTCAGCATTCATCCCGATTGCTACGATGCAATGGTCTATCTTGCGCTACCGCTGGTAACGGGCAATGCGGTGGAAAACCGTTTAGCGGAAGAGCATCAGGTGATTACCCCTTATGTCAGCTTTGAAAAGCTGGCGTATGACACTAATTATGGTGAACGGAACAGCTGTGCAGTGCTTTGTTGCCGCCACGATTTTCGTCTGTTAGTCGAGCAATCGGGGAGTAGTCAGGGTCTGCTCGATGCCGCGAATTGGATAAAAATGCCGCTGTGTCGTATCTCCGATGTCAGCTCTGATGGCGCCGTTACACTGGATGAGCAGTTCCAGCCCATTTTTCTGCATTTTGGTGAGTGTCAGCACTACCAAAGCGTGTTACGTGAGTTAGTCAATTTACTGGCCCATCGCGGCGATACGCTGGCTGGTCGGATCCGCAACAGTGGTCGTTTCGGCACGTCAGAAGTTGGTGATTTCCTGATGCTGGCGGCCATCAATCGCAATGAAACGCGCCTGCGTCATCTGTTGCAGTTAAAACAGGTGCATCCAGAGCGGGTGTTTATGGAAATGGTGGCGCTGCACAGTGAGTTAGCTTCGTTTAATGGCGACAGTCGCCGCCCATTACCTGAGCTGAGTTACAGCCACAACGAGCAACATACCTGCTTTGCCCGCGTGATGAATGAGTTACGTCAGCACCTAAGTCAGATCATTGAGCAGCATGCGATTGAGTTGCCCTTGCAGACACGTAAATACGGCATTCTGGTTTCGCCACTGCAAGATAAATCCTTGCTGGAACAGGCTCAATTTGTGCTCACCGCGCAGGCGGATGGTGAGCCGGAACAGCTACGTGCCAAATTACCTGCGCAACTCAAAATCGGCCCTGTGGAGCAGATCCGTCAGATGGTCAATCTGCATTTACCCGGCATCATCTTACGTCCGCTTTCTGCGGCGCCGCGTCAGCTCCCTTTCCATGCCCGTCAGTTATATTTCTCGCTGGAACTGGAGAGCAGCATGCGTGCGCAACTGGAAAGCTCCGGTGGTTTTGCGCTGCATGTCGCTGGGGATTTTTCCGAATTGCAACTGAATCTCTGGGCGATAAGGAATAGCTGACATGGCGAGAGCAAATACAGAACATACAGTATTTCTGGGGCATCAGGCGACCGATGACGAAGAGATCTTCATGCCATTACCTAAGACCAAAACCAGCACGACGGCGCGCTATCAGCACTTGGATGCGCGCATGGTTTACGCCGCGCGGTTGCGGCATGAAAAGGTGTTAAACATTGGCAGCAATGCATTGCTGACGGCCGCGACACCGCTG
This window contains:
- the tssH gene encoding type VI secretion system ATPase TssH, with amino-acid sequence MITIKLDELIQALDLEEKQALEMAANHCVARSGSEILVEDYLLALLDKPSSFLNQALQQFSLHAETLRTALLTSVSHQITESRNPVFSTLLVSWLEEALLVAKLQLQAPTISSLALLLAILDHPEKYGRTCYGQFFADIPRDRLMALMAGLLVMAQSQQPAAHEQTVLQQFTKNYTQQARDGQLDPVLCRDEEIRQVIDILSRRRKNNPILVGEAGVGKTAVVEGLAQQIVAGLVPPALADIELLELDMGLLQAGASVKGEFERRLKAVIDAVQASVKPIVLFIDEAHTLIGAGGQAGGSDAANLLKPALARGALRTLAATTWSEYKKYFEKDPALARRFQPIQVLEPTVAQATTILRGLVSRYESTHGVYLRDDTVVAAAALSARYLSGRQLPDKAIDLLDTACARVKNSQHAMPMGLQSLATQLAEQQRQLTALQRDQQQGLTVDNQQINALQTQIPMLEQKEASLTAHWQQQTELVAQLIASRDPQADELPVASDVNTAGSNALSPEALLTALLTHQQSHGVLIHHEVTPHVIADVIASWTGIPLTNLIETPSTQVTEFAARLQGRIRGQDQAIALIERAVKATAAGLGNPQAPTGVFLLAGPSGVGKTETALAVAELLYGGERFLTTINMSEFQEKHALSRLIGAPPGYVGYGEGGVLTEAVRQRPYSVILLDEVEKADPDIMNLFYQVFDKGVANDGEGRAINFRNTLIFMTTNLAAAQINQLAAAEPACSTDAITEAIRPLLAKHFKPALLARMNIIPYLPIDGATMRELVAVRLQQLTQRIAPRGIALTFDAMVISAIAENCTRVDSGARNIDFLVNNYLLPAIADRILQALAHQETLQSIHVTQDAQGNFELNIG
- a CDS encoding sigma 54-interacting transcriptional regulator, with amino-acid sequence MTNNNAVARQEPDNPYALIGSSPLMKQVYRLISKVLHSEANILLTGETGTGKELVARAIHEYGHRRTQPFVVQNCASLPDGLLESELFGYKRGAFTGADRHHLGMFDAANNGILFLDEIGDLPLLLQAKLLRVLQEQEVRPLGDTQYHKINVRVIAATHRNLEEMVASGEFRSDLYYRLAHFPIELPPLQAREGDILKLANAFLQEIALRDRRPAMQLSIAVEQALQRYDFPGNVRELKSMIERAILLADDTDRLELHHFPNLPALPVSSDLSPDRGVLKKLVERYERQVLIESLKTHRGNQQNTAMALGVARRTLLYKLSKHNINSRDWRT
- the tagH gene encoding type VI secretion system-associated FHA domain protein TagH, translated to MPLIFDLMSKEQLSPSLKSSVTFRDAGGTIGRAATATWTLTDRSRHISGVHAEVSYDNGVYYLTDRSTNGTFDVGKNARLQKNEDYPIAHGDRFRMGHFTFKARIIQEAEPFTHQHFGESASISTLIPDDEFLDVDPISLLESPPSNDAFIASFSAADDELMAFDESLDDIHAPFPSPTLIAEPIDQSADLLTELAITDPVPLRPVPAKTAKQSLATATADVESKVESSHLLRVLGQALDFDFSKLTPAETELAIQNLGALAKQSVHGLQQVLRTRAEIKNKLRLGNTMLQESGNNPLKLSGNYAQTLSNLLLAQSGYLAGPQAIRQALKDLQAHQVASFAASRTLLDSAFEQFSPTQLVYRFETSGQPNKWGNKQAYYWQQYQLHHQKMAADHEWRHSQFIHDYARVYEEQAQYINAAWSEFEAW
- the tssJ gene encoding type VI secretion system lipoprotein TssJ, coding for MKRNLFITLFIAQCSLLLAACSSTPDPTLLDLTLTASADLNPDLTNRPSPMVIKLVELKSHTAFENADYFALSANTKNVLGPDYVAEEVMPVRPGEIKKFKLRLHSESRFIGVLAEYRALDNAVWRYVIQPKKEDFSDIRLALTQEAIRPLSTAKYSDKKESDVTINATKAQQATSTLPNTNTATVTGINSATPVQSSTISTKPSFNLDITE
- the tssK gene encoding type VI secretion system baseplate subunit TssK, which codes for MDKIVWREGMLLRPQHLQQQERYYQHKFNVLLQTIAPCNWGFFSVSIDQQCLMMGKIVVSHASGVLPDGVLFRLGEDDHPSVSIHPDCYDAMVYLALPLVTGNAVENRLAEEHQVITPYVSFEKLAYDTNYGERNSCAVLCCRHDFRLLVEQSGSSQGLLDAANWIKMPLCRISDVSSDGAVTLDEQFQPIFLHFGECQHYQSVLRELVNLLAHRGDTLAGRIRNSGRFGTSEVGDFLMLAAINRNETRLRHLLQLKQVHPERVFMEMVALHSELASFNGDSRRPLPELSYSHNEQHTCFARVMNELRQHLSQIIEQHAIELPLQTRKYGILVSPLQDKSLLEQAQFVLTAQADGEPEQLRAKLPAQLKIGPVEQIRQMVNLHLPGIILRPLSAAPRQLPFHARQLYFSLELESSMRAQLESSGGFALHVAGDFSELQLNLWAIRNS